A region from the Chitinophaga sp. Cy-1792 genome encodes:
- a CDS encoding DUF962 domain-containing protein, with translation MRTVQSWLDEYGSSHRNSTNKLIHWICVPAIFFSIVGFLYNIALPIHLGGLQLTVAHIALALVLVYYVRLSPSLAAGMLVFVLVCLWLWRFIENHGIAPWKLSLAIFVLAWIGQFIGHKIEGAKPSFFKDLQFLLIGPAWLMSFVYKKAGIPY, from the coding sequence ATGAGAACAGTACAATCCTGGCTGGATGAATATGGTTCCAGTCACCGTAATTCCACGAACAAGCTGATACACTGGATCTGTGTACCGGCTATCTTCTTCAGTATTGTTGGTTTCCTGTATAACATTGCACTGCCAATACACCTGGGCGGTTTACAGCTGACCGTAGCGCATATTGCACTGGCACTGGTGCTGGTATATTATGTACGGCTCTCTCCTTCCCTGGCCGCAGGCATGCTGGTTTTTGTACTGGTATGTTTATGGCTGTGGCGATTCATTGAAAATCATGGTATTGCTCCATGGAAGCTGTCGTTGGCGATATTTGTTCTCGCCTGGATCGGTCAGTTTATAGGTCATAAAATAGAAGGCGCCAAACCTTCTTTCTTTAAAGATCTGCAGTTTCTCCTGATCGGGCCGGCATGGCTGATGAGCTTTGTTTATAAAAAAGCCGGCATCCCCTATTAA
- a CDS encoding TolC family protein produces MNSRSIYARLYALTTGILLTLVFQAASAQQQGATKQLSLSEAISLSIQNSKQLKVSQAKIEEANANVKEANDRQLPDLSVTGAYMRLTNPNIDLKFGQSNSGSGSGSGGSEMPKVNSAAYGMANLSIPVFAGMMIQNGKQASRYLATAAKLDADKDKEDVMQNTIAAYSNLYKAQQSVLLMEENLKQATSRVKDFSNMEKNGLLARNDLLKAELQQSNYELLLMDAENSQKVANLNMNIMLGLPDNTVLAVDSTIFVGGAAQDTRGVAEFEQLAYQNRKDAQSLQAREGAATSNVKMVKGEMYPQLALTGGYVAAYIPNFITITNAVTAGVGLKYNVHSLWKNKSKVAAANAQLAQVRANEARINDNIHLDVYQAYENYLLSHKKMDTYVKAIEQSEENYRITKNKHANALATTTDLLDAAVANLQSHLNYAYAKADALVAYNNLLKAAGLLEQANK; encoded by the coding sequence ATGAATTCTAGAAGCATATACGCACGATTATATGCGCTTACAACGGGAATCCTGCTGACCCTGGTTTTTCAGGCAGCCTCCGCACAGCAGCAAGGTGCTACCAAGCAGTTGTCGTTAAGTGAAGCCATATCGCTGAGTATTCAAAACAGTAAACAGTTAAAAGTAAGTCAGGCTAAGATTGAAGAAGCAAACGCCAATGTGAAAGAAGCCAACGACCGTCAGCTACCTGACCTGAGCGTTACCGGGGCTTACATGAGACTAACCAATCCAAACATCGACCTGAAATTCGGACAAAGCAATTCAGGCAGTGGTTCCGGTTCCGGTGGTTCAGAAATGCCTAAGGTGAACAGTGCTGCCTATGGAATGGCTAACCTGTCTATCCCGGTGTTTGCTGGTATGATGATCCAGAACGGTAAACAGGCATCCCGCTACCTGGCTACTGCAGCTAAACTGGATGCAGACAAAGATAAAGAAGATGTAATGCAGAACACGATCGCTGCTTACAGCAATCTTTATAAAGCACAGCAGAGCGTGTTGCTGATGGAAGAAAACCTGAAACAGGCTACCAGCCGTGTGAAGGACTTCTCCAACATGGAAAAGAACGGTTTACTGGCCCGCAACGATCTGTTGAAAGCCGAGTTACAGCAGTCTAACTACGAGCTCCTGCTCATGGATGCGGAGAACAGTCAGAAAGTGGCTAACCTGAACATGAACATCATGCTGGGGTTACCTGACAACACTGTTCTTGCGGTAGACTCTACCATCTTTGTTGGTGGTGCTGCACAGGACACCCGCGGTGTTGCTGAGTTCGAGCAGCTGGCTTATCAGAACCGTAAAGATGCACAATCCTTACAGGCTCGTGAAGGTGCTGCTACCTCCAACGTTAAAATGGTGAAAGGTGAAATGTATCCTCAGCTGGCACTGACCGGTGGTTATGTAGCTGCCTACATTCCTAATTTTATCACCATCACCAACGCAGTTACTGCCGGTGTAGGTCTGAAATACAATGTACACTCTCTCTGGAAAAACAAATCCAAGGTAGCTGCTGCAAATGCACAGCTGGCCCAGGTTCGTGCAAACGAAGCCAGGATCAACGATAACATTCACTTGGATGTTTACCAGGCATACGAAAATTATCTGTTGAGTCATAAAAAGATGGATACTTACGTAAAGGCAATAGAACAATCAGAAGAGAATTACCGTATCACTAAGAATAAACATGCAAATGCGCTGGCAACCACAACCGATTTACTGGATGCTGCCGTAGCAAATCTTCAGTCTCATCTGAACTATGCTTATGCAAAAGCAGATGCGTTGGTAGCTTACAACAATTTGCTGAAAGCTGCCGGTTTACTGGAACAGGCAAATAAATAA
- a CDS encoding DHA2 family efflux MFS transporter permease subunit, whose translation MLQQESLIEYGSRRVIITITAIFCALLEIVDTTIVNVALNDMRGNMGATMSEIGWVITAYAIGNVIIVPMTSWLSQQFGRRNYFAVSIVIFTVASFLCGNSSTMWELVLFRFIQGVGGGALLVTSQTIITESYPPEKRGTAQAIYGLGVIIGPTLGPPLGGWITDNYAWPYIFYINIPIGIIATLLTLQFVRSPKYGEKKSASEIDFLGIGLLAACVGSLQYVLERGQEDDWFNDPMITLLAVTSALSLFFFIWRELTYKNPIVELRVLKNANLRVGTILSFILGFGLYGSTFIIPLYTQGTLGWTATQSGMLMIPASLTTAFMMPIIGKLLEKGVPQQYLVAGGMFLFFVFCFWGYNVLTPADTGANNFFWMLNVRGIGMGLLFIPITTLALSSLKGQQIGQGAAFTGMMRQLGGSFGVALITTFMTRRTQMHRNDLVANLNINNPDVINRTTQMQHNFQGHGMDAGTALKSGYQLLDYSVMKQAATMSYMDVFLYLGVMFLICIPFVLMVKGNKQKGKLDTSNMH comes from the coding sequence ATGCTACAACAAGAATCTTTAATAGAATACGGCTCGCGCAGGGTGATCATCACGATCACAGCTATTTTCTGTGCGCTGCTGGAAATCGTGGACACCACGATCGTGAATGTGGCATTGAACGACATGCGTGGTAACATGGGTGCCACCATGAGTGAAATTGGTTGGGTAATTACGGCCTATGCAATCGGTAACGTAATTATCGTACCAATGACCAGCTGGTTATCCCAGCAGTTCGGTCGCCGTAACTACTTCGCGGTATCCATCGTCATATTTACCGTAGCTTCCTTCCTTTGTGGTAACTCCTCAACGATGTGGGAACTGGTGCTATTCAGGTTCATTCAAGGTGTTGGGGGTGGTGCACTCCTGGTAACGTCTCAAACGATCATCACGGAAAGCTATCCGCCGGAAAAACGCGGTACTGCCCAGGCGATCTATGGTTTAGGTGTTATCATCGGCCCTACCTTAGGTCCTCCTTTAGGTGGTTGGATTACCGATAACTATGCATGGCCTTACATTTTCTATATCAATATTCCTATCGGTATTATCGCTACCCTGCTTACTTTGCAGTTCGTACGCAGCCCGAAATATGGTGAGAAGAAATCTGCCAGCGAAATTGACTTCCTCGGTATCGGTTTACTCGCAGCCTGTGTAGGTTCCCTCCAATATGTGCTGGAACGTGGTCAGGAAGACGACTGGTTCAACGATCCGATGATTACCCTCCTGGCGGTAACAAGTGCATTATCACTCTTCTTCTTCATCTGGAGAGAATTGACATACAAGAATCCAATCGTGGAACTGAGGGTATTAAAAAATGCGAACCTTCGCGTAGGTACCATCCTGTCCTTCATTCTCGGTTTTGGTTTATATGGTTCTACTTTCATCATTCCGCTGTATACACAGGGAACGCTTGGCTGGACGGCTACCCAATCGGGTATGCTCATGATACCGGCCTCACTGACAACGGCATTTATGATGCCGATCATCGGTAAGCTATTGGAGAAAGGAGTTCCGCAACAATACCTGGTAGCAGGTGGTATGTTCCTGTTCTTTGTATTCTGTTTCTGGGGATATAATGTACTCACGCCTGCAGATACCGGTGCCAACAACTTCTTCTGGATGTTGAACGTGCGTGGTATCGGTATGGGTCTGCTCTTCATTCCTATCACCACACTGGCACTTTCTTCCCTGAAAGGTCAGCAGATCGGACAGGGTGCGGCATTCACCGGTATGATGCGTCAGCTGGGTGGTTCCTTTGGGGTGGCATTGATCACTACCTTCATGACCCGCCGTACACAGATGCACCGCAACGACCTGGTGGCCAATCTGAACATCAATAACCCTGATGTGATTAACAGAACGACCCAGATGCAGCACAACTTCCAGGGACATGGAATGGATGCAGGTACCGCGCTGAAAAGCGGTTATCAGCTCCTCGATTACAGTGTGATGAAACAGGCCGCAACAATGTCGTACATGGATGTATTCCTGTACCTCGGTGTCATGTTCCTCATCTGTATACCATTCGTACTGATGGTAAAAGGCAATAAACAAAAAGGTAAACTGGATACCAGCAATATGCACTAA
- a CDS encoding HlyD family secretion protein, translating to METQTKASNHTNNTTMQETTAPKKRSKGFVIVLAALVIGGGSFGVTKYIHGQHHEETDNAQIDANVSPVIPRVSGYVKQVLVKDNQHVKKGDTLVILDDRDLAIKVQSAEAAMVTAEANRNAAAASTAAAEAGISTAQAQVSTYDAQIEAAKVNLWRANQDYERYNNLIQDHSITQQQYEQALAAKQTAERQLDVLQKQKAAASRQTNVVSSQSAATGKQISLADAAIKQRETDIADAKLIQSYAVIIAQEDGVLSKIYVQPGQFVNAGQSLFSIVLDNTPWVVANFKETQLEKMKLGQVVAVKVDAFGGKELMGKITSFAPATGAKFALLPPDNASGNFVKVVQRLPVKIEFDNPNDELVKQLRPGMNVLVDVHLN from the coding sequence GTGGAAACGCAAACTAAAGCTTCAAACCATACTAATAATACAACCATGCAGGAAACAACCGCTCCTAAAAAGCGTAGTAAAGGGTTCGTCATCGTACTGGCAGCGCTGGTAATCGGTGGTGGCTCATTCGGTGTCACTAAATACATTCACGGTCAACATCACGAAGAAACTGACAACGCGCAGATCGATGCAAATGTTAGCCCGGTTATTCCCCGTGTTTCCGGTTATGTTAAACAAGTTCTTGTAAAAGATAACCAGCACGTTAAAAAAGGCGATACCCTGGTTATTCTGGACGATCGTGACCTGGCCATCAAGGTACAGTCTGCCGAAGCTGCAATGGTTACAGCTGAAGCAAACAGAAATGCTGCCGCGGCCTCTACTGCTGCTGCAGAAGCAGGTATCAGCACTGCGCAGGCACAGGTAAGCACCTATGATGCACAGATAGAAGCTGCCAAAGTAAACCTCTGGAGAGCTAACCAGGATTACGAGCGTTACAACAACCTGATCCAGGACCACTCTATTACCCAACAGCAATATGAGCAGGCGCTGGCTGCAAAACAAACTGCTGAACGTCAGCTGGATGTTTTACAGAAACAGAAAGCAGCTGCTTCCCGCCAGACAAACGTAGTATCTTCTCAGAGTGCTGCTACCGGTAAACAGATCAGCCTTGCTGATGCTGCTATCAAACAGCGCGAAACTGATATCGCTGATGCGAAACTGATCCAGAGCTATGCTGTAATCATCGCGCAGGAAGATGGCGTACTGTCTAAAATCTATGTACAGCCAGGACAGTTTGTAAATGCAGGTCAGTCGCTCTTCAGCATTGTGCTGGACAACACCCCTTGGGTAGTGGCTAACTTCAAGGAAACACAGCTGGAGAAAATGAAACTGGGCCAGGTAGTAGCTGTTAAAGTAGATGCTTTCGGTGGTAAAGAACTGATGGGTAAAATCACTTCCTTTGCGCCTGCAACCGGTGCTAAATTCGCACTGCTGCCTCCGGACAACGCTTCTGGTAACTTCGTAAAAGTTGTACAGCGTCTTCCTGTGAAAATCGAGTTCGACAATCCTAACGACGAGCTGGTGAAGCAACTGCGCCCAGGTATGAACGTTCTTGTAGACGTACATCTCAACTAA